From Terriglobales bacterium, the proteins below share one genomic window:
- a CDS encoding 4Fe-4S dicluster domain-containing protein, with protein MAQARGSVRIDAMECKGCGLCVESCPPKCLALEQGLSAMGVHPAAYSGEGCTGCGICFYCCPEPGAITVMRIAASGATFKEAEHAATV; from the coding sequence ATGGCACAAGCACGGGGATCGGTGCGGATCGATGCGATGGAGTGCAAAGGCTGCGGGCTGTGCGTGGAATCGTGCCCACCCAAGTGCCTCGCGCTCGAGCAGGGGTTGAGCGCGATGGGCGTGCATCCCGCCGCGTACTCGGGCGAAGGCTGCACGGGCTGCGGCATCTGCTTCTACTGCTGCCCGGAGCCGGGCGCGATCACGGTGATGCGCATCGCGGCTTCGGGAGCCACGTTCAAGGAGGCGGAGCATGCGGCAACTGTGTAA